CCAAGCGTCGCTATGCCGGCCTCGCCGACATCGTGATCTGTGCCGTCCAGGAGGCCACCCCCGGTGGCTCCGTGAAGAAGGGCGACATCGTTCGTTGCGTCATCGTCCGCACGGTCAAGGAGTGCCGCCGCAAGGATGGCAGCTATATCAAGTTCGACCAGAATGCGTGCGTGCTGGTCGACAAGGACGGCAACCCCGTCGGCACGCGTATCTTCGGGCCTGTCGCTCGTGAGCTGCGCGACCACAAGTATATGAAGATCGTCTCGCTCGCACCCGAGACCCTGTAGAGGAGTGACCACCATGAACGTCAAGAAGGGCGACCTCGTCGAGGTCATCTCCGGAAAGGACCTTGGCAAGCAGGCAAAGGTCCTGCGTTGCATCCCCGCCGAGGGCAAGGTCGTCGTCGAGGGCGTGGCCGTCGTGAAGAAGGCCCAGCGTCCGACCCAGGCCAACCAGCAGGGTGGCATCATCGAGCAGGAGGCGGCCATCGACGTCTCTAACGTGATGCTCGTCTGCCCGAAGTGCGGCAAGGCGACTCGCGTCGCCCGTGGCACCTCGACCGAGGGCAAGGTCCGCGTCTGCAAGAAGTGCGGCGCCGAGTTCTAAGGCACGGCCCATCGCGCGTCAGTTCCTGACGTCTCTGTGGAGAATTCCACAGAGACGTCTTTTTTCGCTGGTGACCTGGTAATCGCGCGTAGGAAAACGTACTATTTGAACTTGCGTCTCTCTGCAGGGAGTATTCTGCCCATGCGTCGCGGAGGGACCAGGCTCCCAGGCATCCGTCTGGGAGGCACGAGGCAACAACCCCGTGCCCAAAGCCCCGTACCCTAGGAACTGGAGAACAAGCATGGCTGATAAGAAGGACAAGAAGGTCGAGGAGACCGCGAGCACGTACGTCCCTCGCCTCAAGACCAAGTACAACGACGAGGTGCGTGACGTCCTCGTCAAGCAGTTCGGCTATACCAACCCGCACATGGTCCCGCGCTTCGAGAAGATCGTCGTCAACATGGGCGTCGGCGAGGCTGCCACGGATGCCAAGGCCATCGACGGCGCCATCGCGGACCTGCGTACCATCACCGGACAGCAGCCGGCCATCTGCCGTGCCCGCAA
This genomic stretch from Atopobiaceae bacterium harbors:
- the rplN gene encoding 50S ribosomal protein L14 produces the protein MIQMETMLAVADNSGARRVKCIKIMGGSKRRYAGLADIVICAVQEATPGGSVKKGDIVRCVIVRTVKECRRKDGSYIKFDQNACVLVDKDGNPVGTRIFGPVARELRDHKYMKIVSLAPETL
- the rplX gene encoding 50S ribosomal protein L24 encodes the protein MNVKKGDLVEVISGKDLGKQAKVLRCIPAEGKVVVEGVAVVKKAQRPTQANQQGGIIEQEAAIDVSNVMLVCPKCGKATRVARGTSTEGKVRVCKKCGAEF